CTGAAAAGCCAATTCCAAATATTACAGGTAAGCTTTTATATTCCAAGATAAATCATCCAGATTCCTATTATGTCCCTGATTGGACAAAGATTCCCAAGCTTCTTAAAACAAAGGTAAAAAAGGGTGATCTCATTCTTGTCTTAGGAGCTGGAAATATAAACTCTATTGTTGATTCTCTTTGTAGGCTATAATGGCCGAAGGAGGGGAAACAATATCACCTCCCTTATTGATCTCTGGTTTGTAAGAAGCATTACCAGCCTATCTATTCCAATTCCCAAGCCACCGGTGGGAGGCATGCCATAGCTTAAAGCATCAATATAATCATAGTCTATCTTCCCCTGCTTTTTAAAATTTTTAAGCTGCTCATCAGAATCTGTAAGCTCTGAATAGGCATTTCCAATTTCATATCCTCCTATAAATAGCTCAAACCTCTCTACAAAATCAGGGTTTTCCCCTTTTTTTGCCAATGGCGAGACATCACTTGGCCAATCAATGAGGAATGTTGGCTGGATAAGATTTGGGACAATAAATTTATCAATCAGGGCATTGAGCTTATTAAAAACATCCATCCCAAGCTTTGAAACCAAAGCATCTATATCAGCCATTGATTCAATCTTTTCACCACTTGCCTCTTGTAATGCAGGAAATAAGGAAAGCCTTTTGAAAGGTGGCGTAAGGTCTATCTCGTAATTATCATAAGTTATCTTCGGGTTTTTTGCCACATAAAATATAAGCTCCTCTGTAAGGGTCATTATGTCTTTATAATCAGAATAAGCAAGGTATGCCTCAAGCATAGTGAATTCTGGGTTGTGAAGGGTTGATATGCCTTCATTCCTAAAATTCTTCCCAATCTCATAAACCCTGTCAAAACCACCCACAATAAGCCTTTTAAGGAATAGCTCTGGTGCTACCCTAAGGTATAAAGGAAGGTCTAAGGCATTATGATGGGTTTTAAATGGCTCTGCCTCTGCACCACCTGGAAGAATTTGCATCATCGGTGTTTCTACCTCAAGGAAGCCTTTTTTGTCAAAAAATTCCCTTATTGCCTTAATTATCTTGCTCCTTTTTTCAAATATCTCCCTTTTTTCCTCATTTACCAATAAATCAAGGTATCTCTTCCTATGCCTTAGCTCTGTATCAGCTATTCCATACCATTCCTTTGGAACTGGGTTTTTGGCAATTGAAAGGATAGAAAATTGCAAAATCTCAATTGTTTTCTCCATAGTTTTCGTGATAAAAAGCCTTCCCGATACAGAGATTATATCCCCTAGCTTAAGCTTTGTAAATTCATTAAAGTTATCAAGTTTATCCTTTCTTCCATATATTTGAATCCTTCCACTTCCATCCTTTATATGAGCAAAACAAGAGCCTCCGTGTGGCCTTAAAAGGATAACCCTTCCAAAAGCCAAAACCTCCCTTCCCTCCTCAAAGCTATCCAAAATTTCTTTTATTTGCATAATTATAATAATAACCAAAATAAGCTTCTTTGTAAATTAAAATATTGCATTTTTATAAATTTTCTGGTAAAATTTAATAAGGGGGATGTGTTTAACTATGGACATAGATTGGGCAAAGATTGATGAGATAATCAAAAAATACGAGAATAAAGAAGGCTCTGTCATTCCTGTTTTAGAGGAGACGCAAGGGATGGTTGGCTATCTTCCAAAGGAGGTATTAGACAGGGTAGCTGATGGCTTAAATATCTCAAGGAGCATAGTCTATGGGATTGTTACCTTTTATTCATTCTTTTCAATAAAGCCAAGGGGAAGGAATGTTATAAGGGTCTGCCTTGGAACAGCCTGTTATGTAAAGGGAGCAGATGCTATCCTTAATAGGATAAAGGAGGTTCTTAAGATAGATACAGGAGAGATAACCGAGGATAGAAAGTTCTCCCTTGAGGCTGTTCGCTGTGTTGGTGCCTGTGGCTTAGCACCTGTTATGATGATAAATGAGGATGTCCATGGCCATTTAGAGCAAGGAAAGATAGAAAAGATTCTTGAAACCTATCAATGACCCTAGCATCATCTTATCAAGAACTTATCTTAAGAAGGA
This window of the bacterium genome carries:
- the lysS gene encoding lysine--tRNA ligase; its protein translation is MQIKEILDSFEEGREVLAFGRVILLRPHGGSCFAHIKDGSGRIQIYGRKDKLDNFNEFTKLKLGDIISVSGRLFITKTMEKTIEILQFSILSIAKNPVPKEWYGIADTELRHRKRYLDLLVNEEKREIFEKRSKIIKAIREFFDKKGFLEVETPMMQILPGGAEAEPFKTHHNALDLPLYLRVAPELFLKRLIVGGFDRVYEIGKNFRNEGISTLHNPEFTMLEAYLAYSDYKDIMTLTEELIFYVAKNPKITYDNYEIDLTPPFKRLSLFPALQEASGEKIESMADIDALVSKLGMDVFNKLNALIDKFIVPNLIQPTFLIDWPSDVSPLAKKGENPDFVERFELFIGGYEIGNAYSELTDSDEQLKNFKKQGKIDYDYIDALSYGMPPTGGLGIGIDRLVMLLTNQRSIREVILFPLLRPL
- the nuoE gene encoding NADH-quinone oxidoreductase subunit NuoE — encoded protein: MDIDWAKIDEIIKKYENKEGSVIPVLEETQGMVGYLPKEVLDRVADGLNISRSIVYGIVTFYSFFSIKPRGRNVIRVCLGTACYVKGADAILNRIKEVLKIDTGEITEDRKFSLEAVRCVGACGLAPVMMINEDVHGHLEQGKIEKILETYQ